From a single Miscanthus floridulus cultivar M001 chromosome 8, ASM1932011v1, whole genome shotgun sequence genomic region:
- the LOC136469124 gene encoding BTB/POZ and MATH domain-containing protein 1-like: MSSVPPLLSAPGAGKPSRSASAVVAKATRGFQVFRIDGYSWTKALPGGERITSEQFNVGGRFWHIDYYPNGTDGSNDSAGSIALYLRLQNTYKKERVRAQYKFSLLDLAGNEAYELPAETGIFRSTGRNPHNPGEESPDPGCGYAGFITKEDLEKRRNSLLKEDCLAIRCDVGVTEVTTMAVGPKNGRPATMRNYPGGYGYGYAGGAESPDEDLEDDGGSHKGRRSEPDDKEYIRRCLSAQRRK, from the coding sequence ATGTCGTCGGTACCGCCGCTACTGTCCGCCCCTGGCGCCGGCAAGCCGTCGCGCTCCGCTTCGGCCGTGGTCGCCAAGGCGACGAGGGGCTTCCAGGTGTTCCGCATCGACGGCTACTCGTGGACCAAGGCACTGCCGGGCGGCGAGCGCATCACCTCGGAGCAGTTCAACGTCGGCGGCCGCTTCTGGCACATCGACTACTACCCCAACGGCACCGACGGCTCCAACGACTCCGCCGGCTCCATCGCCCTGTACCTCCGCCTGCAGAACACGTACAAGAAGGAGCGAGTGCGGGCGCAGTACAAGTTCAGCCTCCTCGACCTCGCCGGCAACGAGGCCTACGAGCTCCCCGCCGAGACGGGCATCTTCAGGTCCACCGGCCGCAACCCGCACAACCCCGGCGAGGAGTCCCCGGACCCTGGGTGCGGCTACGCGGGCTTCATCACCAAGGAGGACTTGGAGAAGCGGCGCAACAGCCTCCTCAAGGAGGACTGCCTCGCCATCCGATGCGACGTCGGCGTCACGGAGGTGACGACCATGGCCGTCGGGCCAAAGAACGGGAGGCCGGCGACGATGAGAAACTACCCCGGCGGCTACGGCTACGGCTACGCTGGCGGCGCCGAGTCTCCCGACGAGGACTTGGAGGATGACGGCGGCTCGCACAAGGGCAGGCGTAGTGAGCCGGATGACAAGGAGTACATCCGCCGCTGCCTCTCTGCCCAACGCCGAAAGTAG
- the LOC136472167 gene encoding uncharacterized protein isoform X1 → MPKIKVIVNELGQPVGDNYRKFSSAVGCHVRRKLSVACPDWRKVDIKKKMAVWTDLKEIYDIDDEAFPWFLNAAAKKWKEFKSNLKKQFFYDKLTEQQLRKIHGERLNDDDWNKLKEYWASEESEAHTKQAKANRAKLTIHHTSGSRSFACSGHKMGVELGRPPRRDELYIKTHTRKNGVPLQPAEPIINKLKSIKNNPRR, encoded by the exons ATGCCTAAAATCAAAGTTATAGTCAATGAACTTGGTCAGCCTGTTGGAGACAACTATAGGAAGTTTTCTAGTGCTGTTGGGTGCCATGTGAGAAGGAAACTATCAGTTGCTTGTCCTGATTGGAGGAAAGTTGATATTAAGAAAAAAATGGCAGTATGGACAGACTTAAAG GAAATctatgatattgatgatgaagccttCCCCTGGTTTTTGAATGCTGCTGCGAAGAAATGGAAGGAATTTAAATCAAACCTAAAGAAGCAGTTTTTTTATGACAAATTAACAGAACAACAATTAAGGAAAATACATGGTGAAAGACTGAATGATGATGATTGGAATAAACTAAAAGAGTATTGGGCATCCGAAGAATCTGAA GCTCACACGAAACAAGCCAAAGCCAACCGTGCAAAGTTGACCATACATCATACATCAGGTAGCAGGAGCTTTGCTTGTTCAGGGCATAAAATG GGTGTTGAACTAGGGCGTCCTCCTCGAAGAGATGAACTGTATATCAAAACACATACGAGAAAGAATGGAGTTCCGTTACAGCCTGCAGAACCAATCATT AATAAACTAAAATCAATTAAGAACAATCCAAGAAGGTGA
- the LOC136472167 gene encoding uncharacterized protein isoform X2: MPKIKVIVNELGQPVGDNYRKFSSAVGCHVRRKLSVACPDWRKVDIKKKMAVWTDLKEIYDIDDEAFPWFLNAAAKKWKEFKSNLKKQFFYDKLTEQQLRKIHGERLNDDDWNKLKEYWASEESEVAGALLVQGIKWVLN; this comes from the exons ATGCCTAAAATCAAAGTTATAGTCAATGAACTTGGTCAGCCTGTTGGAGACAACTATAGGAAGTTTTCTAGTGCTGTTGGGTGCCATGTGAGAAGGAAACTATCAGTTGCTTGTCCTGATTGGAGGAAAGTTGATATTAAGAAAAAAATGGCAGTATGGACAGACTTAAAG GAAATctatgatattgatgatgaagccttCCCCTGGTTTTTGAATGCTGCTGCGAAGAAATGGAAGGAATTTAAATCAAACCTAAAGAAGCAGTTTTTTTATGACAAATTAACAGAACAACAATTAAGGAAAATACATGGTGAAAGACTGAATGATGATGATTGGAATAAACTAAAAGAGTATTGGGCATCCGAAGAATCTGAA GTAGCAGGAGCTTTGCTTGTTCAGGGCATAAAATG GGTGTTGAACTAG
- the LOC136469125 gene encoding uncharacterized protein translates to MACLSSTNQQEDLWKKMWSMEVPNKIKHFLWRAAHNSHPPRSNLEHQGMDIINMCVVCNCVAEDGGHLFFNCDMVKELWARLGLPSHREQLAVIESAREVIRYVTNLKREEQLKMVIGLWSWWSERKRIREEGQRRPVHLIVKDVEVYAGEILQFLTKVHRSQIVKQQKWRKPSPEVLKLNTDASFRKESAYGGWGYIIRDNDGYTVIAGRGRLSHLLDPFQAELIACLQGIQAAIDIGIRKIIAANDVVMVKFTVEAKDWAYRCQCLESVTRLPMY, encoded by the exons ATGGCATGCTTGAGCTCAACAAACCAGCAGGAAGATCTGTGGAAGAAGATGTGGAGCATGGAGGTTCCGAATAAAATCAAACACTTTCTGTGGAGAGCTGCACATAATAGCCACCCTCCAAGGTCTAATCTGGAGCATCAAGGAATGGATATCATCAATATGTGTGTTGTCTGCAATTGCGTAGCTGAAGACGGTGGGCACCTCTTTTTCAACTGTGATATGGTGAAAGAACTATGGGCTAGGCTGGGGCTGCCAAGCCATAGAGAGCAGCTGGCAGTCATAGAGTCGGCAAGAGAGGTCATCAGGTATGTTACAAACCTGAAAAGGGAGGAGCAGCTGAAAATGGTAATCGGCTTATGGTCATGGTGGTCAGAAAGAAAAAGGATTAGGGAGGAAGGACAGAGGAGGCCCGTTCATCTTATTGTAAAGGATGTGGAAGTTTATGCGGGGGAAATCTTGCAGTTTCTGACCAAGGTACATAGAAGCCAAATTGTGAAACAACAGAAATGGAGGAAGCCTAGTCCGGAGGTGCTCAAGCTCAATACTGATGCATCTTTTCGAAAGGAGAGTGCTTATGGTGGCTGGGGCTATATTATTAGAGACAATGATGGTTATACTGTCATTGCTGGAAGGGGTAGATTATCACATCTCCTAGATCCTTTCCAAGCTGAGCTAATTGCATGTTTGCAAGGGATTCAAGCTGCCATAGATATCGGTATTAGAAAAATTATTGCTGCAAATGATGTTGTGATGGTGAAATTTACGGTGGAAGCGAAGGATTGGGCTTATCGGTGCCAG TGCCTAGAGAGTGTAACAAGGCTGCCCATGTATTAG
- the LOC136469123 gene encoding disease resistance protein RGA5-like: MGREENKGGAEMGGAVEQGGGGGACRDPLGWLLENGRFGYLIVVDGIWDVSVWDMIKPALISNYHRSGILVTTCKGNFAESFGAVYRVPLLSEDDSKILFYRNTYFGTENGCSSEYRESTRRIINECGRLPLAIITYASLLPNDSPNSPEEWKKVADSIGSGSSELGDTVKDMRKRLSRSCDGLPRHLRTCFLYLFTVREDYVIKRDSLIQRWLSEDLIHGHGGQNLQELGETYFKELLDTGMIQSIEQDNDGKALACRVPGVMIDLILSFGMGGRRLAPV, from the exons ATGGGGAGAGAGGAGAATAAAGGTGGAGCAGAGATGGGCGGAGCTGTAGagcagggcggcggcggtggcgcatgCAGGGACCCTTTGGGTTGGCTGTTGGAGAATGGAAGATTTGG GTACTTGATTGTTGTTGACGGCATATGGGATGTATCAGTATGGGACATGATCAAGCCTGCATTGATCAGCAATTATCACAGAAGTGGAATTTTAGTCACAACTTGCAAAGGTAATTTTGCTGAATCCTTTGGCGCTGTTTATAGAGTGCCGCTTCTTTCTGAAGATGACTCCAAAATATTATTCTATAGAAATACATATTTTGGAACTGAAAATGGTTGTTCTTCTGAATATAGAGAATCAACCAGGAGAATAATAAACGAGTGCGGCCGGTTACCATTAGCCATCATTACTTATGCTAGTTTGCTGCCTAATGATTCACCAAACTCACCAGAGGAATGGAAAAAGGTGGCCGACTCTATTGGTTCTGGGTCGTCTGAACTTGGTGATACTGTTAAGGATATGAGAAAAAGACTATCACGCAGCTGTGATGGCCTACCTCGACATCTAAGGACATGTTTCCTGTATCTATTTACTGTCCGGGAAGATTATGTGATTAAAAGAGATAGTTTGATACAGAGGTGGCTATCTGAAGATTTAATCCATGGTCATGGTGGGCAGAACTTACAAGAACTAGGCGAGACATACTTTAAAGAGCTCCTCGATACTGGCATGATCCAGTCAATAGAACAAGACAATGATGGCAAAGCTCTTGCTTGCAGGGTACCTGGTGTGATGATCGATCTCATTTTGTCATTTGGAATGGGTGGTCGGAGGCTTGCTCCAGTTTGA